In Streptomyces sp. NBC_00341, the DNA window AGCCGCTCGGCGACACCGCACGCCAGGTCGCGCTCGCGCTGCGCGACGAGGTCGACGACCTGGAGGCGGGGGGTACTTCGGTCATCCAGGTCGACGAGCCCGCCCTGCGCGAGACGCTCCCGCTGCGCGCGGCGGACCACGCCGGGTACCTGGACTGGGCGACGGAGTCGTTCCGCCTCACCACCAGCGGGGTACGGCCGGACACCCAGGTCCACACCCACATGTGCTACGCGGAGTTCGGTGACATCGTCCAGGCCATCGACGACCTGGACGCCGACGTCATCAGCCTGGAGGCCGCCCGCTCGCACATGCAGGTAGCCCGCGAACTCGCCGCACACGGCTACCCGCGCGAGGCCGGTCCCGGCGTGTACGACATCCACTCACCGCGCGTGCCCGACGCGGACGAGGCCGCGGCCCTGCTCCGCGAGGGGCTGAAGGCCATCCCCGCAGAGCGCCTATGGGTCAACCCCGACTGCGGTCTGAAGACCCGCGGCTGGCCCGAGACCAAGGCGTCGCTGGAGAACCTGGTCGCCGCGGCCCGCACCGTCCGCGGCGAGCTGCCCGTCTCCTGATCGCGAAGGACTCGGGGCAGCGGCCGGAGGTTACGGGCGGGCGTTTGGGTCGGCCGGTCCGGCGGGCGTGAAGCGGACCGGCGCCTGGAAACGGGCGCGCCGGGCGGCCCGGCGGAACGTGGCGAGTACCGCCGGGCCGCCCGGCGTGATGCAGACGAAGTCGGTGAGGGCGCGAAGGTGGTCCACGCCGGTGACACCGTCGCCCTGCGCCGGGGCGCCCGACCGACCCGGGTGGGCTTCGACGTATCCTTATTGCACATGACTTGCAATTAGTAATCTGTGCGGAAAGGTACGCCATGGAGTCCCGGGTGGTGCTCGGCATCGAGTCCTCGTGCGACGAGACCGGCGCGGGTCTCGTGCGGAACGGGCGCCTGCTCGGGCACGCGGTGGCGTCGAGCATGGACGAGCACGCGCGGTTCGGCGGAGTGGTGCCGGAGATCGCGGCGCGGGCACACCTGCACGCGTTCACGCCTGTCGTGCGGGAGGCGCTGGACCGGGCGGGGCTGCGGATGGCGGACATCGGTGCCGTGGCGGTCACCACCGGCCCCGGACTGTCGGGTGCGCTCCAGGTGGGGCTCGCCGGGGCGAAGACCCTGGCGTTCTCGCTCGGGGTGCCGCTGTACGGGGTGCACCACCTGGCCGGGCACGTGGCTGCCGACACCCTGGAGCACGGGCCGCTGCCCGACCCCTGCATGGTGCTGATCGTCTCCGGTGGCCACACCTCCCTGCTGCTCGTACGGGATCTGGCCCGGGACCCGATCACGCACCTGGGCGACACCGTCGACGACGCGGCCGGCGAGTGCTTCGACAAGGTGGCCCGGGTGTTCGGGCTGCGCTATCCGGGCGGCCCTGCCATCGACCGGGCCGCCCGGGACGGCGATCCGCGCGCCGTCGCGTTCCCGCGCCCGCTCTCCGGCCCGCGGGACTCACGTCACGACTTCTCGTTCTCGGGGCTGAAAACCTCCGCCGCACGCTGGGCCGAGCAGCACCGGCTGCGCGGCGAGGAACTGCCCCTGGCGGACGGGGCCGCCTCGCTCCAGGAGGCCGTGGCCGACGTACTGACGCGCAAGGCGGTCGCCGCCTGCCGTGAGCACGGCGTGGACACCCTGGTCGTGGTGGGCGGAGTGGCGGCCAACTCCCGCGTCCGGGCACTGGCCGAGGAACGCTGCCTCGCCGCCGGCATCACGCTGCGGGTCCCGCCGCTGAAGCTGTGCACCGACAACGGGGCGATGATCGCCGCGGTCGGAGACCTGCTGGTCCGGGCGGGAGCCGAACCCGCACCCCTGGACGTCTCCATCGACCCGTCCGCACCCCTGGAGTACGCCGCGCTGCATCCCGTCGCCCGTGCGGCCGGGGCAGCCAGGGCCGCCTGACGGTCCGACCGGTCAGGCCGCTTCCCGGCCGGCCCCTACCCGCGTCCACCAACTCCCGGCACCACGAGCGCGGATACGCCGGAGGGGCCGCCGGGTTCGGGCTCCCTCACGGGCACAGCGACGGCGTGGCCGAAAAACACCCGTCCACCCCCTTGACGGTGGCAGGAATGCGACTGACTATCTAAAGCATCTTAAGTAAAGCCACTTTAGGAAGCAGCTTCACTCCATGGGCGAATCCGCCGTTCCCCCCACCGGGCCCCTCCGTCCGCAGCGCAGCCTGCTTCAGGTTCCCGCGCTGCCGCGCCGGCCTCCGGAGCGGCAGAAGGCGAGCACCCTGGACAGCCGGGTGCACAACCGGTCGCTGGTGCTGGCGACGCTGTACCACGAGGGACCCATGAGCCGTTCGGAGATCGCGCGGGCGTCCGGGCTGACCGCGCCGACGATCTCCGCGCTCGTCGCGGACCTGGAGGAGGACGGGCTCGTCGCCGACATCGGCCCCCGCCAGGGCGGCGCCCGGCTCGGCAAACCCGCGAGCCTCGTGCGCATCGAGGACGACGCGGTGAACCTCGTGGTCCTGGACCTGTCGCACAGCAACCGGTTCAGTGGCGCGGTACTCAACCTGCGGGGCGAGGCCGTCGAGCGCCGGGACGTACCGCTCGGCGATGCCCTGGGCACGGCCGCCCACGAGCTGGTGCTCCGGCTCACCGCCGATCTCATCGAGGCGGCGCCCCGGCGGGTGCTCGGGATCGGCGTCGGCTCGCCGGGCATCATCGACGACACCGGGGTCATCCGGCTCGCCGCCCATCTCGGCTGGACGGATCTTCCGCTGGCGGCTGAACTGGCCGAACGCTTCGGCATCCCGGCGTACGTCGGCAACGACGTGAACCTGGCGGCGCTCGGGGTGCTGCACTTCCGGGATGCCCGGACCCAGAACCTCATGGTGATCTCGATCGAGCACGGCGTCGGCGCGGGGCTGATCGTCGGCGGCGAGCGGGTCGAGGGGGAG includes these proteins:
- the tsaD gene encoding tRNA (adenosine(37)-N6)-threonylcarbamoyltransferase complex transferase subunit TsaD; the encoded protein is MESRVVLGIESSCDETGAGLVRNGRLLGHAVASSMDEHARFGGVVPEIAARAHLHAFTPVVREALDRAGLRMADIGAVAVTTGPGLSGALQVGLAGAKTLAFSLGVPLYGVHHLAGHVAADTLEHGPLPDPCMVLIVSGGHTSLLLVRDLARDPITHLGDTVDDAAGECFDKVARVFGLRYPGGPAIDRAARDGDPRAVAFPRPLSGPRDSRHDFSFSGLKTSAARWAEQHRLRGEELPLADGAASLQEAVADVLTRKAVAACREHGVDTLVVVGGVAANSRVRALAEERCLAAGITLRVPPLKLCTDNGAMIAAVGDLLVRAGAEPAPLDVSIDPSAPLEYAALHPVARAAGAARAA
- a CDS encoding ROK family protein; translated protein: MGESAVPPTGPLRPQRSLLQVPALPRRPPERQKASTLDSRVHNRSLVLATLYHEGPMSRSEIARASGLTAPTISALVADLEEDGLVADIGPRQGGARLGKPASLVRIEDDAVNLVVLDLSHSNRFSGAVLNLRGEAVERRDVPLGDALGTAAHELVLRLTADLIEAAPRRVLGIGVGSPGIIDDTGVIRLAAHLGWTDLPLAAELAERFGIPAYVGNDVNLAALGVLHFRDARTQNLMVISIEHGVGAGLIVGGERVEGEQFAAGEIGHVTVDERGELCMCGRRGCLDLSIDAGHLRRRLELAPEERWPVLRAEAGRALGTVLAPIISVLNLNEIVLTGPPELVDGEFLDAALEVVRARTLGPVNAALDIRSLAGDNDLILLGGACLVLAGELGVL